One window of Amaranthus tricolor cultivar Red isolate AtriRed21 chromosome 13, ASM2621246v1, whole genome shotgun sequence genomic DNA carries:
- the LOC130797451 gene encoding uncharacterized protein LOC130797451 isoform X3, whose amino-acid sequence MEAIHKQVHTNLEETNRKYKMQVDKHLKARPPIKEGDHVWVYLRKNRFPQLRKNKLLPRAIGPYPVLKKYGDNAFEIQLPVEYNVSPIFNIGDLTLHKPDQQLGTILFQGGGVDADASGNKAFSNHMQGQNNTSDSLSTPISQQEQETSNDTFHTSGIDPRTLKETKETQHTIETSIVGAKEPTDNRGI is encoded by the coding sequence ATGGAAGCAATTCACAAGCAAGTTCATACCAATCTGGAGGAGACTAACAGAAAGTATAAAATGCAAGTTGATAAACACTTGAAGGCAAGGCCACCAATCAAGGAAGGTGATCATGTATGGGTGTACCTCAGGAAGAATAGATTTCCACAGCTTAGGAAGAATAAACTCCTACCAAGAGCCATAGGCCCATATCCAGTCTTAAAGAAATATGGAGACAATGCCTTTGAGATCCAGCTGCCTGTAGAGTACAACGTCTCCCCTATCTTCAACATAGGAGATCTTACCTTGCACAAACCTGATCAACAATTGgggacaattctttttcaaggGGGAGGAGTTGATGCAGATGCATCAGGCAACAAAGCCTTCTCAAACCACATGCAAGGACAAAACAATACAAGTGACTCATTATCTACGCCAATTAGTCAACAGGAGCAAGAGACCAGCAATGATACTTTCCACACGTCAGGCATAGACCCAAGAACACTCAAAGAGACTAAGGAAACTCAACACACCATAGAAACCAGCATAGTGGGTGCAAAAGAACCAACAGACAACAGAGGAATCTGA